The nucleotide window AGGCTGATTGTTTTTTCTTCCTGGCTAAAGTTGCTGACGCGAAGGGTGGACCAAAGTTGGTAGGGGGATTTTCCAGCCTCGATTTTGCGTGCGACGAGTATATGGTCTTGTTCGTACTGAAAACGAACGCTGCGATCGGAAAGCTGCTTGACTTGCCAGGCTGGTTTTTCTGGCCATTCGACGCCTTTTAGTTCAAAGCGCAAAGGAAGATAGCTGGGTTTGTCGGTGGTGATGATATCGATGGCTTTGCCATCTTTTTTGTAACGCTCATCGCGCAAAGAAAAATGCTTGAGCGCGCTCGTGTCTCGGTCAAGTTCAGCCTCGTAGCTCGGCGCACTGATTCGCAAAGCTGGCGAGGGGTTTTGTGCTTCAATGGATGGCTGCTCTTTTGCCGCGCTCTGCGCCGCGGCAGTTGTGCCAAAGAGCATTGAAAGTACGAAAATAAGAGGAGCAAAAAACGTAGAACGAATCACAAACATACTTACCTAACTCGATGAGGGGGTGGGTCAAAACCGCCGGCCGCAAAAGGGTGACAGCGGCAAATGCGTTTGATGCCAAGCCAAGAGCCTTTGGCGGCGCCGAATTCATGAATGCAACTGGCAGTGTAGTGTGAGCAGGAGGGTTCGAATCGGCAGGCTGCTCCCAAAAGGGGACTCAATGTCCATTGATAAAGTCGTATCAAAGCCAGCAAGACATACTTCATAAAGCAGCCTTCTTTGCTTCTTGTTTGGCCCTGATTCGCTTGGCAGCAAGGAGTAGTTCTCGGCAAACCTGTAGGCTGCCGAGTTCGGCGCTGCTACGGCGGGAGATACAACAATGTCACAGTGGCTAGGAATCATGGTTTTGTTTTGCCGAAACGCTTCTCGAAGGACACGTTTGATTCGGTTTCGGACAACAGCAACACCCAGGCGTTTGCTTGCGGTGATGCCGAGGCGCGCATAAGGAAAAGATGAAGGAAGAATAAGCCAGGTATAGTTTTGCGTTTTTACCCGAAAGCCGTGTTCTTGAATAGCTTTGTACTCGCCTCGTTTGAGGATGCGTACATAAGCCGGAAAACGATGTGGCTTATCTTCCTTATGTTGCTCGCGGTTGTGCATGGTGCCGCGATGCCCTCCGCAGCCTAAATCTACTTCTTGTAGACGGATGCTGACAGAGATTGTCGGCCTTTACGGCGACGTGAATTAATAACTCTGCGACCGTTGGCGGTTTTCATACGAGCACGGAAACCGTGTGTGCGCAGCCGGCGCTTGCGATGAGGTTGATAAGTACGTTTCACGATGCTTCTCCAAAGTCGAAAGGCAAAGCCAATCGAGCCTAAATCCATTAGAAATGTGAACGGCGCAGAAAAGCACAGGGCCTGGACCCTGTCAAGGCTGTCTCTCAGCAGCCGAAAGCTGTTTTGGCATTAAAAGTGCTGTTTTAATGACAACTTAGTCATTTTTTTGTTGATTTTTTGCCACTGTTGGCAAGTGTGTTGAAAATGCGCTTTTGGCCATCCTGGGCGACTAGCAGCATTTTCTGGTCATTAAAGCTGAAATAGCCTTCGGAGCCAATGATAATATGGTCCACCAGGCTGATGCCAAGCAGCGCTCCGGCCTTTTCAACCTGATGGGTGAATTGCTCATCTTCAGGACTGGGTTTTGGATCGCCACTTGGGTGGTTGTGCACGAGCAATACCGCTGAGGCTCCTTCGCTAAGCACCGGCCGAAACACATCGGCTGGGCGCAAGGAGCAGCTACTTAGGCCTCCAATCGCAACGGGCAGCTCGCGTTTCAGGCGCAGACGCGTATCGAGGCACAGAGCAAGCAGGTGCTCCTGTTGCAAATGCGCAAGGCGCGGACGCAGATGCTGATCGACAGCGGCGCTGCTGTTTAGCACTGGGTCACTGTCGGGATTGGCGTGGTTTGCGCGGCTGCCCAACTCAAACGCAGCGAGCAATCGTGAGGCTTTGGCGGATCCGATGCCTGGTTTTTTCGATAGCTGTTTCGGGTCCAGTCCGCGAATATGCCGCAGGCTTGGAAATTCATTGAGCAGTTCGGTTGCCAAGGCTGCCACGTTTTTCTGTGCGGAGCCGGTGCCAAGGATAAGCGCGATGAGTTCGCTGTTGCTTAGTGCGCTTGCGCCGATACGCAAAAGGCGTTCACGCGCATCAAGGCTATGCTTTGTAGGTTTTCGGGACACACCTGCCTGCCATGCAATAAAACAGCCATGACTGCTCGCTGTGTTTTTCATGACTTAGCGGAGCTTGATGGCGAGATTGCCGGACTCGCAAAGCGTCCGCCACCGTACCTGGACCGTTGGTAACTCTGGCCCAGAGTCACAAACAAGGTAATAGACAAAGAGGCGCAATGCTCAAAAAACGCAGGGACTGACCAGCCATGTACCTTTGCCGCGTACCAGATCAGTCGGTGACACTTGTCCGGAGTCTTGAAGCAGCTATCCAAGCACAGAAGCAAAGCTAGAAGACATGGCTTTTGGCGAGGTTTCCGTAGGTTCGAGCGCCCCCACAGGGGCGACAACGATTATACCTTGGTATTTGAGGAGGAGTCCCGAGGAGGTAAGCCGAACCTACGGAAACCTCGCCAAAAGTGCTCGAAGGAAGCAGGGACTGACCAGCCATGTACCTTTGCCGCCGGCGCGTTTTTTGCGGTGTGCTCGCAAATAGGGATGCGTGTTGGGAGCGTTTTGGGTTCTTGTTTGGGTAAAACACAGCAGATTTCGCATCTATGACTTGGAATGCTTTTTGCAGCATTGCGACAGGTGCGAATTTGGGGCGTGATAACAGGCATCGTTTTGTGGGCTGGGTGCGGGCTTGGGCAAATTGGTGTGCCTGGCGATTCCAGCGAAGCAAACACAAATTCTTCAGGGATCAGCTCAAGTGACGATGCAGCCTTTTCGGATGCTGGGACGATGGGCACCGGTACTACGGACACAGGCCAAGGTAGCAGCCCTGGTAACGACCCCAATGATCCCTGCGGCAATGCATGGTTTTGCGATGACTTTGAAAACGCTAGCAGTGGCGGAGCCCCGGACTCGCCTTGGCAGAGCGAACTAGTGCAGAGCACTATTTCTATTGATTCAGCGCAAAGCTACAGCGGAAGCCAATCGGTTCATGTGAAGACATCTTCGAATCAAAGCTACACGCGCGGATTGATTCGTTTCGAAGATAACGCGGTGTTGCCTGTAGCGGGCAATCATTTTTTTGCGCGAGCGATGATGTACATCAAAGCTGTGCCAGACGCTTATGTGCATTGGACACTCGTTGAAGCGGCAGGTCCTGTTGAAAACGAGAACTTTAGTGCACGTTATCGTTTTGGTGGACAAAATTATAAACGCTTTTTAGCGAACTACTGGACTGAACCTACCAATGTAGCGAATACCGATTGCTGGCAGCATTCCGATGACATGATTGTTGAAGGACAGTGGCAATGTTTTGAATGGGAGTTTGACGGTCCAAACAATCGCGAGCAAATGTGGGTCAACGGCCAAGCTGTCAACAATATGAATGTGCAGGACCACGGGCAAGGCTGTCTTAGCAATGACCTGGGCGGGCAATGGCTAGCGCCGCAATTTACTACCCTTAGTATCGGGTGGGGACACTATCAACAAA belongs to Myxococcales bacterium and includes:
- the yidD gene encoding membrane protein insertion efficiency factor YidD, which produces MKYVLLALIRLYQWTLSPLLGAACRFEPSCSHYTASCIHEFGAAKGSWLGIKRICRCHPFAAGGFDPPPHRVR
- the rpmH gene encoding 50S ribosomal protein L34, translated to MKRTYQPHRKRRLRTHGFRARMKTANGRRVINSRRRKGRQSLSASVYKK
- the radC gene encoding DNA repair protein RadC — protein: MKNTASSHGCFIAWQAGVSRKPTKHSLDARERLLRIGASALSNSELIALILGTGSAQKNVAALATELLNEFPSLRHIRGLDPKQLSKKPGIGSAKASRLLAAFELGSRANHANPDSDPVLNSSAAVDQHLRPRLAHLQQEHLLALCLDTRLRLKRELPVAIGGLSSCSLRPADVFRPVLSEGASAVLLVHNHPSGDPKPSPEDEQFTHQVEKAGALLGISLVDHIIIGSEGYFSFNDQKMLLVAQDGQKRIFNTLANSGKKSTKK